TGATTTACGTCAATAAGAGAACCTATTTTTGATGTGGCAAAAGATATgtgtgccgggcacggtggctcacgcctgtaatcccagcactttgggaggctgaggcgggtggatcatgaggtcaggagtttgagaccagcctggccaacatggagaaaccccatctctactaaaaatacaaaattagtcaggtgctgtggtgtgtgcctgtaatcccagctactcgggaggctgaagcaggagaatcacttgaacccaggaggcagaggatgcagtgtgctgagattgcaccattgcactccagcctgggtggcagggcaagactccgtctcaaaaaaaaaaaagatatgcgcTTATCTCCAAGCTCACGTTGGCCAGCCCTGTCAGGGGGAGGCCACAAAGCATCATCTTCTTTTCTGATTTCACTGTCATCAATAATTCTCTTCAGTTCTTCCATTAAACTCTTGTGCATATAAACCTCTTTTCTGATCATGACATCATTTTTGTAATTGTTGTTGGCATATCTAAGCTTTCCGTCTGGCTGAAATTCAGACTCCAGAAACTCGTGCCCAAACTTGCCCTTGTGCTCTACGTAGTAGTGCAGGTATAAATCACTAGCCATAGCCATTTTTGTCCCTGGGAAGACAGCTGAAAACCCAGCCAACcaagagaccctgtcttaaaaaacaaataaaaacaggagGCCACGGCCTGAGATGTCCAgtgagtgacagagctgggacttgaaaCTATGTTTCTCTCATCCCCAGAAGCAATGTTTTATCCACTTCACCAGTGGTTCTCCAACTTTGCTATGCTCAAGAATTGTTTAGGGAGATTGGTAAAGAGGCAGCATGTAGGACTCTGTCACTAGAGATTCTGATTATTTCTAAGAGGAGCAAAGACAACTGGGAATTGGCCCCTAGGACATTCTGGGTGGGGTCCAGTAATGGAAACAAGTTCATGGGCCACCTTTGAGAAGTGCTAGATTAAAACCTCATCATTACCAAGAGGGAGATTTTGTATGGATAGAAGAGATAACTTTCTAATAGTCATATCTGTATTCTGATCCAACAAATGCTGCATGCCAGCATTGGGATCGTGCTTTCATATACACAATCTCATCTCCTCTTGGTGGCTCTTTGAGTAGGTGCCtgcagtttacagatgaggataccAGGCTCTGATACCTTTAAGAGAGAACtaatctctcccttctttcttctaaTTCGGGACCCTGCACCTGCTTCATCTGGCATTCCATTATGTGCTTATGGTGGGTCTCCCTGTGGAAATTGTGCACCTTGATGTTGTTGAGGGCCTTTGAGTGTTGTCTGGCGAAGGTCACAGATCGTATCTGTTGAGCTGAAATGTCCCATCTGCTGTGAACAGCTTTGTGCAATGAGGAACTGGGGGACCTATGGAGCAGCTGCCCCAGGTGTCACTAAAGTGACATCAATCCTGGTGTCTGGAGCCGCTAATCCCTGGGGGAAGGTCctgtggaagagagaaagagctaTAACTGGACATTTGGGAGCCGAGTCCTGGTCACCTTTGGGGCTACTTCTCAGGGGAAGCGGCCAAGTGTTGTCAAATCAGAACACGTCCTCCGCAAGGTAAAGATCCCATGAAGGCAAGCCCAGGGTTGTGATAGGGTCCCAGGAACCAGGGCAGTATGAAAGCTCTGAGGAAGGTTGGGAGCATGGTGAGGCCAGCTATTTCACAGTCTGGTCCCTGTCACTCCCAGTTCCTCCCCAGGATCGGTAGGATGCCCCTCACTTCCACCCATGAAGGTACTCCTCTCCTTACATTCTGCTCCTCACACttccctcttttttgtttttgtttttttttttgggacggagtcttgttctgttatccaggctggagtggagtggtgcgatcttggctcaccggaacctctgcctcctgggttcaagcaattctcctgcctcagcctcctgagtagctgggattacaggcatgtgccaccgtgcccggctaattgtgttttgtatttttagtagagacgggatttcaccatattggccaggccagtcttgaactcttgacctcgtgacccacccctgcttcagcctcccaaagtgctgggattacaagctcacaccaccatgcctttgtgtttttagtagagatgggggtttctccacgttgaccaggctggtcttgaactcccaacctcaggtgatcctcccgccttggcctcccaaagtgctgggataacatgCGTGAACCACAGCACTCAGCCAAAACTGTCCATCcttcatcaaacctaagcataaatactgttttccctgggtctttgggtctttatttctgaaggctcccatgtgaCATAAaactttggttaaataaatgtgttaagctttcctcttgttaatctgtcttttgttacaggggtGTCAACCATGAACCTCTAAGTGGGTGAAGGAAAGATCTTAGCTTTTCTCCCCTACACCCTGCTTTCCTGGAGATCATTCCATTT
This genomic window from Piliocolobus tephrosceles isolate RC106 chromosome 6, ASM277652v3, whole genome shotgun sequence contains:
- the LOC111554542 gene encoding protein mago nashi homolog 2-like; translated protein: MAMASDLYLHYYVEHKGKFGHEFLESEFQPDGKLRYANNNYKNDVMIRKEVYMHKSLMEELKRIIDDSEIRKEDDALWPPPDRAGQRELGDKRISFATSKIGSLIDVNQSKDPEGLRVFYYLVQDLKCLVFSLIGLYFKIKPI